Proteins encoded in a region of the Streptomyces sp. NBC_00310 genome:
- a CDS encoding helix-turn-helix domain-containing protein, protein MKELAGRLTAVDPDAGAAVRVIAYFDTLAEGRSGLEALVRGAAVLAGCPARLVDTERRVHVRVEPDGRRQDSDLPPDPTWPSAPLVPGGEPALWLERAGNAEPSVVDAVILERAAGVLRLVLDRTRGRAPLSPADDPALVETVLDATATEQARLHAARRLGLDPDDPTTLARALAPLRGRPRILRVRREGRATDDEARRARGAGRLADGEARDRHGAGPGRQDDAPGLRDDGPGDDGPRDREDGRPGGRSARGRGEGGLGDGEAHGRRAVVGPGDGGPRDRAAGGRLGETGLPGGRVGVGPAVPVLGLPGSWDGARIALRFTAEGTAQDPGERVVHADDLGGIALLAELIGPGAEPPPDVRDLERAAADSPWMLATLHAVASTASLRAAAVGVNVHHSTLQDRLTHAEALLGWPVRTPQGRLRLHLALTMRHLARG, encoded by the coding sequence ATGAAAGAGCTGGCGGGGCGACTGACGGCGGTGGATCCGGATGCCGGTGCGGCCGTGCGGGTCATCGCCTACTTCGACACGCTGGCCGAGGGGCGGTCCGGGCTGGAGGCGCTGGTGCGCGGGGCGGCCGTGCTGGCCGGGTGTCCCGCGCGCCTGGTCGACACCGAGCGGCGCGTGCACGTGCGGGTGGAGCCCGACGGGCGGCGCCAGGACAGCGACCTGCCGCCGGACCCGACCTGGCCGTCCGCCCCGCTCGTCCCGGGCGGCGAACCCGCGCTGTGGCTGGAACGGGCCGGGAACGCCGAGCCGAGCGTGGTGGACGCGGTCATCCTGGAGCGGGCCGCCGGCGTCCTCCGGCTGGTGCTGGACCGGACCCGGGGCCGGGCGCCCCTCTCCCCCGCCGACGACCCGGCGCTCGTGGAGACCGTCCTCGACGCCACCGCCACCGAGCAGGCGCGCCTCCACGCCGCCCGCCGCCTCGGCCTGGACCCCGACGACCCCACGACCCTGGCCCGCGCCCTCGCGCCACTCCGCGGCCGGCCCCGCATCCTGCGCGTACGCCGGGAGGGGAGAGCGACCGACGACGAGGCGCGACGCGCCCGCGGAGCCGGCAGGCTCGCCGACGGCGAGGCGCGTGACCGGCACGGTGCCGGGCCTGGTCGTCAGGACGACGCGCCCGGTCTTCGGGACGACGGGCCCGGTGATGACGGCCCGCGCGATCGGGAGGACGGCAGGCCCGGTGGCAGGAGCGCGCGTGGTCGTGGGGAAGGCGGGCTCGGCGATGGGGAGGCACATGGTCGTCGAGCCGTCGTCGGGCCCGGCGACGGTGGACCGCGGGATCGGGCGGCCGGCGGCAGGCTCGGCGAGACCGGGCTTCCCGGTGGGCGGGTCGGTGTCGGGCCCGCGGTGCCCGTGCTGGGGCTGCCGGGTTCCTGGGACGGCGCGCGGATCGCGTTGCGGTTCACCGCCGAGGGCACGGCGCAGGACCCCGGTGAGCGGGTGGTCCACGCCGACGACCTCGGTGGGATCGCCCTCCTCGCCGAACTGATCGGGCCCGGGGCCGAACCGCCGCCGGACGTACGGGACTTGGAGCGGGCTGCGGCCGACTCGCCCTGGATGCTCGCCACGCTCCACGCGGTCGCCTCGACGGCCAGCCTGCGGGCGGCGGCCGTCGGCGTCAACGTCCACCACTCCACCCTCCAGGACCGCCTGACCCATGCGGAGGCCCTCCTCGGCTGGCCGGTCCGCACCCCCCAGGGCCGGCTCCGGCTCCATCTGGCCCTCACCATGCGGCACTTGGCACGCGGCTGA
- a CDS encoding alpha/beta hydrolase, producing MTMIPPPFDPELAAALEAIKDMVPRALTMDEIPAMRQGPGIQMLAQLDLTMGGFYEVEDRIVPGPEGAPEISLLICRPAAPATPGPLPVIYHVHGGGMVVGNNRVGVDEPLAWARELGAIVVSVEYRLAPEHPHPAPVEDVYAGLLWTAAHAKEFGGDAERIVIAGASAGGGLTAALALLARDRKGPRPIGQVLLCPMLDDRNDTPSAHQMAGRGVWDRTANETGWTALLGERRGGPDVSEYAAPARAEDLTGLPPAFLDVGSAETFRDEVVAYASRLWQAGGVAELHVWPGGFHGFDGLAPQAAVSRDCREAHVRWLRRLLGE from the coding sequence ATGACCATGATCCCTCCCCCGTTCGATCCGGAGCTCGCCGCGGCTCTGGAGGCGATCAAGGACATGGTTCCGCGCGCGCTGACCATGGACGAGATCCCCGCGATGCGCCAGGGACCGGGCATCCAGATGCTGGCGCAGCTCGACCTCACCATGGGCGGGTTCTACGAGGTCGAGGACCGGATCGTGCCGGGGCCCGAGGGTGCGCCGGAGATCTCGTTGCTGATCTGCCGCCCGGCCGCCCCGGCGACGCCGGGCCCGCTGCCGGTGATCTACCACGTCCACGGCGGCGGCATGGTCGTCGGCAACAACCGGGTCGGGGTGGACGAGCCGCTGGCCTGGGCGCGGGAGCTGGGCGCGATCGTGGTGTCCGTGGAGTACCGGCTGGCTCCCGAGCATCCGCACCCGGCGCCCGTCGAGGACGTCTACGCGGGTCTGCTGTGGACCGCCGCGCACGCGAAGGAGTTCGGCGGCGATGCCGAGCGGATCGTCATCGCGGGGGCGAGTGCGGGTGGTGGGCTGACCGCCGCGCTGGCGTTGCTCGCGCGGGACCGGAAGGGGCCTCGGCCGATCGGGCAGGTGCTGCTGTGCCCCATGCTCGACGACCGCAACGACACCCCGTCCGCCCACCAGATGGCGGGGCGGGGGGTGTGGGACCGGACGGCCAACGAGACGGGGTGGACGGCGCTGCTGGGTGAGCGGCGGGGTGGGCCGGACGTGTCCGAGTACGCGGCGCCCGCGCGGGCGGAGGATCTGACGGGGTTGCCTCCGGCGTTTCTCGATGTGGGGTCCGCGGAGACGTTCCGGGACGAGGTCGTCGCGTATGCGTCTCGGTTGTGGCAGGCGGGTGGGGTCGCCGAGCTCCATGTCTGGCCTGGCGGATTTCACGGGTTCGACGGGCTCGCGCCCCAGGCGGCGGTGTCTCGTGACTGTCGGGAGGCGCATGTGCGGTGGTTGCGGCGGTTGCTCGGGGAGTGA
- a CDS encoding LacI family DNA-binding transcriptional regulator: protein MVQIPKEPAPPSPLQRSVPTSADVARLAGVSRATVSYVLNNTSAVRISEPTRRRVHEAAKELGYVPHAAARSLRAGHSRLVLMPTPNVPIGPLYSQFINEIQWALSRLDYTVVQHGGIGLRGDDAARAWAELRPVAVIVPGVGLGPQGVAVLKRSGAKAVVTLTPEPVEGAHALILDHAGVGHSAGRHLIERGRRRIGVVVPEEPGLGVFSQPRLAGVRRAVQGTEATITELPLAYDEAAAARLARDWRSLGLDAVFAYNDEYAMLVMRALQDEGIGIPGETAVVGADDLMLGRLLRPRLSTVHLELPSGRHLAELVDRVVRDPASVPTTHDVLGARIVHRESS from the coding sequence ATGGTGCAGATACCGAAAGAGCCCGCCCCGCCCTCGCCCCTGCAGCGATCCGTGCCCACGAGCGCCGATGTGGCACGACTCGCGGGTGTCTCACGCGCGACGGTCAGCTACGTCCTCAACAACACCAGCGCCGTCCGTATCAGCGAGCCCACCCGTCGCCGGGTCCACGAGGCCGCCAAGGAACTCGGCTACGTGCCGCACGCGGCGGCCCGCAGCCTGCGCGCCGGACACAGCCGCCTGGTCCTGATGCCCACCCCGAACGTGCCCATCGGCCCGCTCTACAGCCAGTTCATCAACGAGATCCAATGGGCCCTCAGCCGTCTCGACTACACCGTCGTGCAGCACGGCGGCATCGGCCTGCGCGGCGACGACGCCGCCCGCGCCTGGGCCGAACTGCGCCCGGTCGCGGTGATCGTGCCCGGCGTCGGCCTGGGCCCGCAGGGTGTGGCCGTCCTCAAGCGCTCCGGCGCCAAGGCCGTCGTCACCCTCACCCCCGAACCCGTCGAGGGCGCCCACGCGCTGATCCTGGACCACGCGGGCGTCGGCCACAGCGCCGGCCGGCACCTGATCGAGCGAGGCCGCCGCCGGATCGGTGTCGTCGTGCCCGAGGAGCCCGGCCTCGGGGTCTTCTCCCAGCCCCGGCTCGCCGGCGTACGGCGCGCGGTGCAGGGCACGGAGGCGACGATCACCGAGCTGCCGCTCGCGTACGACGAGGCGGCCGCGGCCCGGCTCGCCCGCGACTGGCGCTCCCTGGGTCTGGACGCGGTGTTCGCGTACAACGACGAATACGCGATGCTGGTGATGCGGGCTCTGCAGGACGAGGGCATCGGCATCCCCGGGGAGACGGCCGTGGTCGGGGCCGACGACCTGATGCTCGGCCGGCTGCTGCGGCCGCGCCTCAGCACCGTCCACTTGGAGCTGCCGTCCGGACGTCACCTCGCGGAACTGGTCGACCGCGTGGTGCGCGACCCCGCGTCGGTCCCCACGACCCACGACGTACTGGGTGCGAGGATCGTCCACCGCGAATCGAGCTGA